CCAGAATTCCCTGCGGCTGATAGGGTCCACGCCATTGGTGGGTTCGTCGAGAAGAAGCACGGACGGAGATTGCAGCAGGGCGCACATCAGCCCCAGTTTCTTATACATGCCGCCGGAAAGCTGGCCGGCGCGGCGGTCCCTGAAATTAGCCAGGCGGGTTATTTCAAGCAGTTCAGCCGAGCGGCGGGAGTAGACCCTGGGCTCCAGGCGGTAAAGTTCGCGGAAAAACTCCAGGTGCTCGTCTATTGAAAGGTCGGGGTAGAGGCTCGCCTGCTGCGGCATGTAAGCCAGGCTTGGGCGCAGTTCGCTGAAAGCGGCAGACTTTCCGTCACTGTAATAATGGATATCTCCAGCCGTTGGTTTAAGTAGGCCGGCCAGCAGACGCATTGTTGTGGTCTTGCCGGCTCCGTCCGAACCTATAAGCCCGTGCAGCAGCCCGGCCGAAAAATCGAAAGAGACACCGTCCAGGGCGGTGGTTTTATTAAATGATTTCCTCAAATTATCAGTCTTGATGGAAAATGAATTCATAAGTATAGTAAATAGTGTAGAGTTGAGAGTGTAGAGATTTAAAGGAGCTTCTGATTTTCTCCACACTATTTACTCTACACTCTGTACTTTATGCTCTACACTATCTACTATCCCCTCTACACTTTCCTAGTCAGGCAAACGCACTTCTATCGTCATCCCCGGTTTAAGCGTTTCATCCGGGTTCGGGAATGAAACTTTAACGGCGAATACCAGCCGTGTCCTTTCCTTGCGGGTCTGCACATTCTTTGGCGTAAATTCGGCCTCGGAATATATCACGGAAACTCGGCCGGGTAAGGCTTTGCCGCCGGACTCAGGCAGGAAACCGTTTACCTCCATACCGGGCTTAAGCTTAGCCAGCAGGTCATGCGGCACGTAAATATAAGCCCAGACCTCGGATAGGTCCGCCACAGTGGCCAGCTTCGTGCCGGGGGCCACCAGTTCGCCTTTTTCCCTATAGGAATAAAGCAGGCGGCCGGAGACCGGCGACTTTACCGAGCACCATTCCACCCTCAGCGCTGAGTTGTCCCTGCGGTATTTAGTT
This is a stretch of genomic DNA from Elusimicrobiota bacterium. It encodes these proteins:
- a CDS encoding ABC transporter ATP-binding protein codes for the protein MNSFSIKTDNLRKSFNKTTALDGVSFDFSAGLLHGLIGSDGAGKTTTMRLLAGLLKPTAGDIHYYSDGKSAAFSELRPSLAYMPQQASLYPDLSIDEHLEFFRELYRLEPRVYSRRSAELLEITRLANFRDRRAGQLSGGMYKKLGLMCALLQSPSVLLLDEPTNGVDPISRREFWELLYSLAADKILIIVSTAYMDEAERCARVHLLDSGRLLASGEPRAVLKETGAANFEELFIKEGVKK
- a CDS encoding efflux RND transporter periplasmic adaptor subunit, producing MKPKKIIIPVLLIIVVSAIILKVRSGKDFYYAGTVEATEVDLSARVTSVISSFPAKEGALVKKDETLAVLACEDIKIDAENAESEYKRALALKAGGSIGQESFEKTKYRRDNSALRVEWCSVKSPVSGRLLYSYREKGELVAPGTKLATVADLSEVWAYIYVPHDLLAKLKPGMEVNGFLPESGGKALPGRVSVIYSEAEFTPKNVQTRKERTRLVFAVKVSFPNPDETLKPGMTIEVRLPD